The Littorina saxatilis isolate snail1 linkage group LG1, US_GU_Lsax_2.0, whole genome shotgun sequence nucleotide sequence ACAACCGATAGGCAGCGAGATAGATACTAAACAGATCCCAAGTGTAGGGAGGAAATAACTTGATAAGCATATTGTCAGACTGACATGGAAGAGGTCATGACAAACTAGGATATAAGAAATCATATTTAAATATGTTTCATATTGGAAATGTCCCACACCACTGAttatacactttttttttaaactggagGTAGAGCAGGTTCATataattatttttgttgttctcGATTGAGTCAGCTCGCCTTATATATCACCCTTTTTCCGGTGTTCTATGTGGACTGTGctgtttttgtcctgttttgTTTACGACGGAAAGAAGTTGGAAGTTGTCTTGTGTTTTAAAAGGAAAacaagctaaaaaaaaataaaaaaaaaggaagagaaAAGAGCACAAGAAAAGGGACACCAAAATTATCTAGTTTTATGACTTAGAAAAAGTATAATAGGCTTACCTCTCCGATGTTGGCCATGATAAAACCACGCATATTCAGGAGGTCAACGTTGAGCTGGCTGAAGAAGCCACCAACGCCATTCCTGACAATAGTCGTCTGGTCCAACGTGGGTGGAGTATTAGTGTTGCCAGTGACACCCGGGTTGCCCGTTGATGACTGTtgtccgttgttgttgttgttgttggcgtcgTTCATGGAGTGCACGTTGTACACCGCCAACACCAGCAGCGACGTTGTCAGCAGAACTTTCATGGTGGAGTTAAACTTTTCGTTCAAGAAGTAAAAGGACAATTCGTGATTCTGTCCGGTTCGGTTGTGAATTACAAACGATGCAAACACTACGGAGAGCGTCTTAATGCTAACCCCCTTTCCCAAACTCAAGCCGACAATATGCGTCGACGGTGAACGTGTCCAAGAAAAAAAGTGATGGCGTCACAACACTGACAGGGGTAAAAAAAGGAGTGGTTTGTTCCCTCAGAACCCGTAAGACTACGTTTGAATGCGGG carries:
- the LOC138959959 gene encoding uncharacterized protein produces the protein MKVLLTTSLLVLAVYNVHSMNDANNNNNNGQQSSTGNPGVTGNTNTPPTLDQTTIVRNGVGGFFSQLNVDLLNMRGFIMANIGEVAHACGCKPDVLAPFLPPYGAGPGQSGGNPGGPVPPGNLGVAPSPPGSGHGAAATLGNAGNGNPRGGTPPKNG